The following proteins come from a genomic window of Prionailurus viverrinus isolate Anna chromosome D1, UM_Priviv_1.0, whole genome shotgun sequence:
- the CCDC15 gene encoding coiled-coil domain-containing protein 15 isoform X3, whose product MPGRMAPLKKPRNAARLPLALNPLKSKDVLAVLAERNQAIVPVGAWVEPALPDSSEVPAYTSAYMIEEELKEQLRKKQEALKHFQRQVKRRVNQQIRLRKKHQLQRSYEAAEKEGSIAMQSSDPAHLTPKRTSVFPKNLNAAIGSARLPPSQVLGDGLEDRENQNELLQQQAQALSQTMKQARHRLASFKTVNKKNVSVFPDGRRKTFPHQEEPDSEEPSSILIDKKGRENLFWGDQQDLLSEDRDKPFSRVQKAQFKNPLFAVMKEEERKQLDLQGLQDILPEAQDYLPEAQGDLLKIQGDLTGVQSVELEAKSIEPRLSTQVVEVEGQATEPEAQAVEPEIQTVEPEAQAIEPEAQAVEPEAQTTEPDAQAVKTETQDIMPEAQNIELEDGSIVSEVQDLLPKEQCVLPTDQNVLLRCQDQDFLPKNQVFLPKDQNILPKCQDQHVLSEDQNIQSKFQDQDFLPRDQHQHFLFRDLCVLSRVQDFPPRDQKANLKQPASILTDRRGREVFPLDAHQDLLHSSQDQTSTRDKKVRFKESYSDMSSEKGREGFSPASYQYLPPKLQDYTFIKDQNKCLKQPASFEKWEIERRIVSGVPSTLCFRQQPSVGTAERWQEDLFLDGHQQLPPKHQREASSRRQVYGECQARLNTEFQIPLALQSGVDQEEDKKERQKQYLRYRRLFMDIEREQVKEQQRQKEHQKKAENSGLWKTCNFVLT is encoded by the exons ATGCCAGGAAGGATGGCCCCCCTCAAGAAGCCTCGAAATGCCGCAAGGTTGCCCCTGGCTTTAAACCCCCTGAAGAGCAAGGACGTGTTGGCAGTGCTGGCCGAAAGGAACCAGGCTATAGTGCCAGTTGGGGCCTGGGTGGAACCTGCCTTGCCAGATAGTTCGGAAGTCCCAGCATAT ACTTCAGCATATATGATTGAAGAAGAACTAAAGGAAcaactaagaaaaaaacaagaagctCTGAAGCATTTTCAGAGACAAGTCAAACGCCGAGTAAATCAACAAATCAGGTTGCGAAAAAAGCATCAGCTTCAGAGATCTTATGAAGCA GCAGAAAAAGAAGGCTCTATAGCCATGCAGTCCTCAGATCCAGCACATTTAACTCCTAAAAGAACAAGTGTTTTTCCAAAGAACTTGAATGCTGCAATTGGAAGTGCTAGGTTACCTCCTTCCCAGGTGCTGGGGGATGGACTAGAAGATAGAGAGAATCAGAATGAATTACTCCAACAACAAGCCCAGGCT CTTAGTCAAACCATGAAACAGGCTCGTCACCGACTGGCATCATTTAAGACTGTGaacaaaaaaaatgtgtcagTGTTTCCAGATGGTAGAAGAAAAACCTTTCCCCACCAAGAG GAACCTGACTCTGAGGAACCTTCATCTATTTTGATAgataaaaaagggagagaaaatttgTTTTGGGGAGACCAACAGGATCTCCTTTCTGAAGACAGGGACAAACCTTTCAGCAGAGTTCAG AAAGCACAATTCAAAAATCCATTATTTGCTGTGATGAAAGAGGAAGAGCGAAAGCAGTTAGATCTTCAAGGCCTTCAGGATATTCTGCCAGAAGCCCAGGATTATCTTCCAGAAGCCCAAGGTGATCTGCTGAAAATCCAGGGTGATTTGACAGGAGTCCAGAGTGTTGAGCTAGAAGCTAAGAGTATTGAGCCAAGGCTCAGCACCCAGGTTGTTGAGGTGGAAGGCCAAGCCACTGAGCCTGAAGCCCAGGCTGTTGAGCCTGAAATCCAGACCGTTGAGCCCGAAGCCCAGGCCATTGAGCCTGAAGCCCAGGCTGTTGAACCTGAAGCCCAGACCACTGAACCTGATGCCCAGGCTGTTAAGACAGAAACTCAGGATATTATGCCAGAAGCCCAGAATATTGAACTAGAAGATGGGAGTATTGTGTCTGAAGTCCAAGATTTGCTACCCAAAGAACAGTGTGTTCTTCCCACAGACCAGAATGTTCTACTCAGATGTCAGGACCAGGACTTTCTACCTAAAAACCAGGTTTTTCTACCCAAAGACCAGAATATTCTACCCAAATGTCAGGACCAGCATGTTCTCTCTGAAGACCAGAATATTCAGTCCAAATTTCAGGACCAGGATTTTCTACCCAGAGACCAACACCAGCATTTTCTATTCAGAGACCTGTGTGTTCTCTCCAGAGTACAGGATTTTCCACCCAGAGATCAG aagGCAAATTTGAAGCAGCCAGCATCAATTTTGAcagacaggagagggagagaggtgttTCCTCTGGATGCCCATCAGGATCTTCTACACAGCAGTCAAGATCAGACCTCCACCAGGGACAAG aaagtacGCTTCAAGGAGTCATATTCTGATATGTcaagtgagaaagggagagaaggctTTTCCCCGGCAAGTTATCAGTACCTGCCTCCTAAACTCCAGGACTATACCTTCATCAAAGATCAG aaCAAGTGTCTCAAGCAACCTGCATCTTTTGAGAAATGGGAGATTGAAAGAAGAATTGTTTCTGGAGTGCCATCG ACCTTATGCTTCAGGCAGCAGCCGTCTGTTGGGACAGCAGAAAGATGGCAAGAGGATTTGTTTCTGGATGGCCATCAGCAACTTCCACCCAAGCACCAGAGAGAGGCTTCCAGCAGAAGACAG GTGTATGGTGAATGTCAGGCAAGATTGAACACCGAATTCCAAATTCCACTGGCACTTCAGTCTGGAGTAGATCAAGAAGAAGACAAGAAAGAG
- the CCDC15 gene encoding coiled-coil domain-containing protein 15 isoform X4, translating into MPGRMAPLKKPRNAARLPLALNPLKSKDVLAVLAERNQAIVPVGAWVEPALPDSSEVPAYTSAYMIEEELKEQLRKKQEALKHFQRQVKRRVNQQIRLRKKHQLQRSYEAAEKEGSIAMQSSDPAHLTPKRTSVFPKNLNAAIGSARLPPSQVLGDGLEDRENQNELLQQQAQALSQTMKQARHRLASFKTVNKKNVSVFPDGRRKTFPHQEEPDSEEPSSILIDKKGRENLFWGDQQDLLSEDRDKPFSRVQKAQFKNPLFAVMKEEERKQLDLQGLQDILPEAQDYLPEAQGDLLKIQGDLTGVQSVELEAKSIEPRLSTQVVEVEGQATEPEAQAVEPEIQTVEPEAQAIEPEAQAVEPEAQTTEPDAQAVKTETQDIMPEAQNIELEDGSIVSEVQDLLPKEQCVLPTDQNVLLRCQDQDFLPKNQVFLPKDQNILPKCQDQHVLSEDQNIQSKFQDQDFLPRDQHQHFLFRDLCVLSRVQDFPPRDQKANLKQPASILTDRRGREVFPLDAHQDLLHSSQDQTSTRDKKVRFKESYSDMSSEKGREGFSPASYQYLPPKLQDYTFIKDQNKCLKQPASFEKWEIERRIVSGVPSTLCFRQQPSVGTAERWQEDLFLDGHQQLPPKHQREASSRRQVYGECQARLNTEFQIPLALQSGVDQEEDKKERQKQYLRYRRLFMDIEREQVKEQQRQKEHQKKAENGLWKTCNFVLT; encoded by the exons ATGCCAGGAAGGATGGCCCCCCTCAAGAAGCCTCGAAATGCCGCAAGGTTGCCCCTGGCTTTAAACCCCCTGAAGAGCAAGGACGTGTTGGCAGTGCTGGCCGAAAGGAACCAGGCTATAGTGCCAGTTGGGGCCTGGGTGGAACCTGCCTTGCCAGATAGTTCGGAAGTCCCAGCATAT ACTTCAGCATATATGATTGAAGAAGAACTAAAGGAAcaactaagaaaaaaacaagaagctCTGAAGCATTTTCAGAGACAAGTCAAACGCCGAGTAAATCAACAAATCAGGTTGCGAAAAAAGCATCAGCTTCAGAGATCTTATGAAGCA GCAGAAAAAGAAGGCTCTATAGCCATGCAGTCCTCAGATCCAGCACATTTAACTCCTAAAAGAACAAGTGTTTTTCCAAAGAACTTGAATGCTGCAATTGGAAGTGCTAGGTTACCTCCTTCCCAGGTGCTGGGGGATGGACTAGAAGATAGAGAGAATCAGAATGAATTACTCCAACAACAAGCCCAGGCT CTTAGTCAAACCATGAAACAGGCTCGTCACCGACTGGCATCATTTAAGACTGTGaacaaaaaaaatgtgtcagTGTTTCCAGATGGTAGAAGAAAAACCTTTCCCCACCAAGAG GAACCTGACTCTGAGGAACCTTCATCTATTTTGATAgataaaaaagggagagaaaatttgTTTTGGGGAGACCAACAGGATCTCCTTTCTGAAGACAGGGACAAACCTTTCAGCAGAGTTCAG AAAGCACAATTCAAAAATCCATTATTTGCTGTGATGAAAGAGGAAGAGCGAAAGCAGTTAGATCTTCAAGGCCTTCAGGATATTCTGCCAGAAGCCCAGGATTATCTTCCAGAAGCCCAAGGTGATCTGCTGAAAATCCAGGGTGATTTGACAGGAGTCCAGAGTGTTGAGCTAGAAGCTAAGAGTATTGAGCCAAGGCTCAGCACCCAGGTTGTTGAGGTGGAAGGCCAAGCCACTGAGCCTGAAGCCCAGGCTGTTGAGCCTGAAATCCAGACCGTTGAGCCCGAAGCCCAGGCCATTGAGCCTGAAGCCCAGGCTGTTGAACCTGAAGCCCAGACCACTGAACCTGATGCCCAGGCTGTTAAGACAGAAACTCAGGATATTATGCCAGAAGCCCAGAATATTGAACTAGAAGATGGGAGTATTGTGTCTGAAGTCCAAGATTTGCTACCCAAAGAACAGTGTGTTCTTCCCACAGACCAGAATGTTCTACTCAGATGTCAGGACCAGGACTTTCTACCTAAAAACCAGGTTTTTCTACCCAAAGACCAGAATATTCTACCCAAATGTCAGGACCAGCATGTTCTCTCTGAAGACCAGAATATTCAGTCCAAATTTCAGGACCAGGATTTTCTACCCAGAGACCAACACCAGCATTTTCTATTCAGAGACCTGTGTGTTCTCTCCAGAGTACAGGATTTTCCACCCAGAGATCAG aagGCAAATTTGAAGCAGCCAGCATCAATTTTGAcagacaggagagggagagaggtgttTCCTCTGGATGCCCATCAGGATCTTCTACACAGCAGTCAAGATCAGACCTCCACCAGGGACAAG aaagtacGCTTCAAGGAGTCATATTCTGATATGTcaagtgagaaagggagagaaggctTTTCCCCGGCAAGTTATCAGTACCTGCCTCCTAAACTCCAGGACTATACCTTCATCAAAGATCAG aaCAAGTGTCTCAAGCAACCTGCATCTTTTGAGAAATGGGAGATTGAAAGAAGAATTGTTTCTGGAGTGCCATCG ACCTTATGCTTCAGGCAGCAGCCGTCTGTTGGGACAGCAGAAAGATGGCAAGAGGATTTGTTTCTGGATGGCCATCAGCAACTTCCACCCAAGCACCAGAGAGAGGCTTCCAGCAGAAGACAG GTGTATGGTGAATGTCAGGCAAGATTGAACACCGAATTCCAAATTCCACTGGCACTTCAGTCTGGAGTAGATCAAGAAGAAGACAAGAAAGAG